The nucleotide window GCGATCAGGAGAATAAACACTGCCACCAGGCTGAATAATTTTACATAAGTGATGCGGCCGCCGCTGATTTGTCCGTTTTCAAAGCGGCCATGAAGATACCTTTCATCATAACGTTGTAGGCCCAGTTCACTGTGGAAAGCGGCGTTATGCCGGTTGTAATCCTGCAGAAAGCTGGTTATTTTCTGTTCCAGCTTTGCGGCATCGGCGCCGGGACGCAGCATAATAAGGGTTTCCGGCCCGTTGTTGGCCCAGTCAGTGATCCAGTCGTTTTCCTGCTTCATGGCTTCCCAGTTAAGCAGGAAATCAAACTGCTGCGAAACATTGGCCTGCAAATCTTCAAACACAGCACTGACGGTAAAGTCGCGGTGGTTATCATACCGGATAGTCTGATGAATGGCCTTCTCCGCGCTGCCGAAGAAAGCTACGGCCATCCTGCGGGAAATGGCAATGTTTTCCGGGGCTGACAAGGCTTCCCGCGCACTCCCTTCCAGCAGAGGATAGCTGAACATCTCAAAAAAGTCAGCACCAGCTGCCCGGCCTTCTTCTTTCAATATTTTATCTCCTGCGGCAAAAGAGCTGGTACTGGACCATCCCAGGCCGGATGCCTTTTCTATCTCCGGCATAGAACGTTTCAGCTCTTCTGCCAGTAAACCAGGGGTGGCATAACCGGCATCTATGGTGCCCTCATGAAACATCTTTTCGTATACGCTGTACAAACGGGGCCCGTTGGCATGAAAAGCATCTACCTTTTTCTCGTCCTGTACCCATAAGAGGATCAACAGGCTGCAAGCCATGCCCAAAGCTAATCCCGAAATATTAATGACAGAAAAGCCCTTGTGTTTCCAGAGGTTTCTGATCGCAATCCTGAAATGACTGTTCAGCATTCCTTTTAGTTTTGGTCATTGGGGCCACTAGGATAGTGCCATTTTAATTCTATTGTGACTGTCAGATAGTTATGAAAGTTCAAAAATCGTGTGACGTCCGGTTTTGATACAGCCGGTTGTCCGGTTTTGCATAGATTGTCTCGTCCTGAAATAGCTATACAAGGTACAAATTGTTTGTGGTAAATGCTATACTCTTATGGTAGCTATGACTGCTGCCAGCAATGTTAGTGTCACCATCCAGTAGTATGCCTGCCGGGTGAAGGGTTTATCTGCAAAACGGATATTCATTACCGTTATTACTCCAAAGATCCCCAGTTTGGGTACTACCTTGTAGTAGTTGATAGCCGGGTATTTCAGGGCCACCAGGGCAATACCTGTAAGTAGAATGGCTATGCCCAGGAACAGTCCTTTTTTATCCCGGGGCGCTTCTATGTTGGTCCAAAGGGTGGCAAGGATAAACAGGTAACCGGCAAAGGCCATAAAATGTGTCAGCAGTAACAGGTTGAAAAGCAACATGGGAAAAGGTTTTAGATAGTTTGATTTATAGGGCAAAACTAAGACCGGGAAAGAGCCTGTTCATTCACCTGAGTTAATAAATTGAAAAGAGGGAGAAAGTTTTTTGCTGTTGATACTTTTAATAGCCTGTATACGTTTATGATACCATCGGATCAACGGGATGTTATCTTGTTCCAGTATAATTTCCCGTTTCAGCGGAACGCGATTATATTTATCCTGTCAAACCAATGCTTATGAGAAAAGGAGCGTATGCCAGCTTCCTCTGTTTTTTTTATAGCGATTGTCACCCCTGCTGCTGCAGCATTATACGGGATTTTCGCTGGACCACAGCCATCTGTTGAATGGTGCACTCCGGCTGATGCAGAATAAAACACGGGCGCTGCGCGGGTATTATGACCAGCAATAATTATAGCCCTTTTTATGTATTTTTATGAAGATGATAACCGCGGATAACCATATCAGGTACGAGCTTATTCCGGCGCCTGCTTACCTGCAGGCTTATATTCGTTATTTCTGGACCCTGGAGGGCGATGATCCCCAGGCGCTGGCCAAGGCCTTTGGGTCCTTGGTAGATGGTTGTCCGGGGCTGATTTTCCAGCATCCGGATGCCGGCACTTTTGTCCGGGAGAACAAGGAGCTGCCGGAAATTTTTCTGTATGGACAAACCACCCGGAATGTTGAAATCGCATCGCTGGGCCCGCTGAAGGCCACCGGCGTTATCTTCCACCCCAATGGACTGAAGTCGGTTTTTGGTATGAATGCCGGCGAGCTCACCAACGACTGTGTGGACCTGGGGCTGTTGCCCGGAAAAAAGACATTGCCGGAACAGCTGGCCACAGCTGGTTCTGCTACCACCCGGATAGAAGTTTTATCTGCCTATCTCCATAATAAAATCACCCAAAACAAAGCGACGGGAGACAGCATCGTGGAATATGCCGTGTCACAGATCATGGGCTCCAATGGCAGCACTTCTCTCAAAGATCTGCAGGACAAACTACAGCTCACAGAGCGTACCTTTGAACGGCGGTTCAAGGAGTATGTGGGCATCTCCCCGAAATTATTTTCCAGAATCTGTCAGTACCAGGCTTCCCTGCACCAGCTGAAAAGCAACGACTACAGTAAACTCTCAGATATTGCCTTTGAAAACGATTATGCCGATCAATCTCATTTTATCCGCTCCTTTAAGGAATTCACCGGCTGCTCTCCCTACCAGTTCCAGAAACTGCTGGATGAAACAGGTGAAGAAATATTGCTCATAAAATAATCCAGTGTCGGTTTTATTCAATTTTTAGTGTGCCCGCAGTTATAGCTTTGGGGTATAAATTATTTTCCAGATGAACACAAGACAGATCGTAATGATCATCGCTACCTTAACCGCTGCCCTGGTGGCAGGGTTGTTTTTTGGCTTTGCAGTATCCATCAATCCGGCTTTCACCCGCCTGCCCGATGCACAGTATATTACTGCAATGCAGGCTATCAACGATGTGATCGTTAATCCGTTGTTTATAAGTGCCTTCCTGGGAGCTGCGGTATTATTACCGGTAGCGGCTATTCAACAGCAGGGACGCAGAAAAGGGCTGCTGTGGCTGTCTGCCATCCTTTACATTGTAGGAGTGTTGGGTATCACTTCCGTAGCTAATGTGCCGATGAACGACGCGCTGGCAAAGGTACAGGTGGCCGGAGCTTCCGCGCAGCAGCTGGCTGACGCCCGCAATACCTTTGCCGGACCATGGAACGGCTGGCATAACATCCGTACTATCATCTCCGTGGTAGTTACCATACTGGCGATTATGGCCTGCCTGCAAAAAGAAGAAAGTAAATAATAGTTTTTTTGAGGAAGAATTTGGTTTTGTAAAATTTATACATACATTTGCATCCCGATTCGCCGATAAGGCGTTGCTGTCGGAACGGGGCGTAGCGTAGCCCGGTTATCGCGCCTGCTTTGGGAGCAGGAGGTCGCAAGTTCGAATCTTGCCGCCCCGACAGTATTGAACAAGGCAGCAGTAATGCTGCCTTGTTTGTTTTTATCACTTTCTGAAATGCAGTCCATTAGCAGAATAAATTATTTAATGGCGATTCGCTGGGCACGATTAACAGGCCAGTCCTGCTGCATTTCCGAAATATAACTATGTGCACTTTTTTCGCCCAATGTATCTTTTCCAATCAATCTTTTTCTGTGGGCCAGTCCCCAGGCCAGGAGTTCGAAGATGGCTTTATCCAGTGTTCTGCCGTAATCTGTTAATGTATATTCCACAGTAACAGGACGCGTGTCCAATACCTTTCGTGTTACCAGTTGATTTGATTCCATTTCGCGTAATTCCTTTGTCAGCGTTTTGGCTGATATACCATGCACGTGCCTTACAATATCCAGAAAACAAAGGCTGCCATGCTGCAGCAACGCACACAAAACCGGGATTTTCCATTTACCCGACAGCATAGATACAGCATCCATAATGGCAAGTCGATTATAGGAACATTCTGCAATTTGTTCAATACTGTCTTTCTTCTTCATATAACCTGTTAATGTGTTGTCAAATTACTCATTATTTTGATCGGTTACCAATCGGTAATCAGTTGCCTAAAGGTAACCAATGTCTTGCTGCAGCACCTGCCGAAATACCTTTGGGCTTTATTAAAACCCAATAATATGTCAGTTAAAGTAATAAGTATTAAAGCGTTTGGGAGTCCGGAAGAGCTGAGTGTAACAACAGTTGAACCCGTTAGAGCAGGGGCAGGACAGGTGCTTATAGCAGTAGAAGCCTGTGGTGTTGGATTAGTAGATGTATTTTTCAGAAAGGGGTTATTCCCAGGCCTTTCCCCTATAGGATTTGTGCCAGGTGTGGAGGTATCAGGGACGGTTATAGACGGAGCTGCGGAATGGATAGGAAAACGAGTATTTGCCAAAGTAGATAAGGGTGGTTATGCAGAGCAGCTTATTGCCGATGTCACCAGTATCGCTGAAATACCTGCTGCATTATCTTCAGAGGCTGCCGTTGCATTGGGTATTAACGCACTGGTAGCACATTTCTCTTTATTACAGGGACGCTGTGGAAAAGAGGAACAGGTATTGGTGAGAGGTGCGGGCGGCGGAATAGGTACTATGACGGCACAGTTGGCAAAGCTTAGAGGTGCGCAGGTAACGGCATCAACTACCTCACCTGAAAAACGCTCAATGTTATCAGCATTAGGTGTGCGGCAATTTGATAACGGGTATGAGGAATATGATGTGATCATTGATTCTGTTGCAGGAAATGACGTAACATCTTTCTTTAACAGGCTGAAGCCAAACGGCCGTTATGTACTTAATGGTGTTGCCGGCGGCTTTCCTCTACCAGATTTTGCGATGCCGCTGGTGACATCGCTCCAAAAATCTCTTGCAATTTCATTCCTTAGTCTTAATTCCGTTGCTGATAGCCAGTTGATGACTGCTATGACAGATATATTTACGCTGGCAGTACAGGGTAAGATCACTTCAGTAATTGACAAGGTTTATCTGCTGGAAGAAGCTGTGAGCGCGCATAAAAGATTGGAATCTGGTAAAGTGTTTGGAAAAGTAGTACTAAAAGTTTAAGGTGGCAGCATCTCCCGCTACCGGCATAGCCTTTAACAGATTAAAAAGAACTCCTGGTATTAACCGGGAGTTCTTTTTGGTTATATCTGCCTTTGAAGATGACACACAGCCTCCTTAATCTGCTTTTTCAAATCTTTTCTTCGCTTCTGCAGTCGCTGGTGTAAAAAAGTTAATAAGATTACCATCCGGATCCCTGAATAACAATGACCGGTTACCCCAGGGCATAGTAGTTGGTTTTTGAACAACAACTGTATCCAGGAAGGAGGCCAACGCCTCATAACTTTTATCAACGTCCTCCACTCTGAACTCAATGATAACTGAGCGGTTAGTGGCGGCTTTTGCCACTTCGTCTCCACCAAAAAATGCCAATGTCATGGTACTTCCAATAGCCAGAGATGCCAGGGGAGTACGTAGTTCAGCAAAATCATCGGTATACCATGTCATGGGGGTTCCGGTAACATGTTCATAAAATTGAACGAGGCGCTTAATGTCAGCAGTGATAATCCTGGCCGAAGAAAAATTCATAGTGAATGTTTTTGTAGGACAAAGGAAAATACCGTTAGTGACAACCCTATGTCAGTAGAGGTAAGCTGCTATTTAATATTTATAATAGTTACCTGCCTGTCCACCAGCCATCCTTTATTTATCCTTTTGAAGCCAACTAATAACTGCCGAAAATGAAGGGGGGATACTGCATATGAAAATTATAACGCTGGGAAAAGAAAAAAAATATGTTAATTTGGATTCCTTACTATGTGTATCGGTTTGTTCTTTTGATTCACCCAGGTGAAAATCAACATGCTCTGTTTTCAAATATTCGTTCATTTATAAAAACTATCTTATGGTGAATTGTGGATTATTAGTTAGACTAAATGCAAAACCGGGAAAAGAAGATGAATTAGCTGCTTTTCTGAGAGGTGGACTTCCGATCGTTTCAGGAGAACCAGCCACCATTAGTTGGTATGCTATTCAAATGGCGCCTTCTGTTTTTGGGATTTTCGACACTTTCAGTGACGATGCCGGCAGACAGGCACATTTGGCAGGCCAGTTAGCTGCAGCATTGATGGCAAAAGCCCCCGATTTACTGGCTGAACCTCCTACTATTGAAAAAATAGATGTACTGGCTGCTAAACAATCTTAAAATAACTAAAGGGTAGAGGTTTAAAAAAAGCAGCGTGGAAATCCTTCATCTTAATTATTGGAAGGAGGTATCCTCTTTAAATTAATTCATCTTAATAAGAAAAGCCAGTACCCGGATCGGTACTGGCTTTTCAGTATTGGGTTATGTATTGGTCTTTATTGTTTAACGATCTTCGTCATTTGCACTTGTTTTACGCCATTCTTAATCCTTACCATATAAACACCTACAGGCAAGGTAGAAATATCAAGCTGTGAGTTAACATTGCTCACTTCGCGACGCAATACTTCGCGGCCATTCACATCAAGGATACTCACTTCTGATTTTCCTGTGTAACCTGCAAGGTTAACGTACAGCACATTATTGGCAGGGTTGGGGAATACTTCCACTTTTTGCACTTTGCTGTCAGTAATATCTGTAACATCTGCAGCTTCAGCCCCGCGGGTGGCAGTACCTAATTGTACGCGTAAGGTATAACAAGAGGTGGAACTATTGGCGCCACTGTAACCATACACCTGTGCATAATAGGTACCCGGATTAACAGTCCTGCTGATAGTTTCATTGGTGGTACCACCTGCCTGTGAAATAGCAACCTGTGAACCTGCGCTGTTCAGCAGTTTCAGGTCATAATCGCCAGGCAAGGTGCGCAATGTAATAGTAATAGTGCCCTTGGTAGTGATCACAAATTTATAATTATCAACATCACCACTTGGGCTGATAAGACCAGTTACATCGGTATTAAATGGAATGGTTGCAGCACCGGCAGTTGTTCCATTGGTTGAATTATCCAATGGATTTGCACAACCTGATGAGGTTAAGGTAGTGAACTGTGCAGCGGCATATGTACTGCTGCCATTGGAACAGTTGGTTCTTACTCTCCAATCATATAATGTAGCTGATGTTAATCCGCTTACATTAACGGATGTGGAAGTGGTGCCGGTTGCGGCATTGGTCCATGTAGAGGATGTATTAGGTTTGTAATCTACATCATAGCTTGAGGCACCGCTTGCAGCTGTCCAGCTAACAGTAGCGCTGGCGGCTGTTACAGCTGAACTGGTTAAGCCAGTAGGCGCGTTACAAGTGTCTGTTGAGATGGTAGTAAACTGTGCAGCTGAATAAGCACTGCTGTCGCTGGCGCAATTAGTTCTTACCCTGTAATCATAAGTAGTTCCCTGTGTAAGACCTGTTAAGCCAACAGAAGTAGCTGTTGTTGCTGTTGCTGCATTGATCCATGTAGAAGATGTGCTGGCTTTGTAATCCACATTATAGGATACACCGCCGCTTGCTGCTGTCCATCCTACTGTAGCGGATGTAGTGGTAATAGCAGATGCAGCTAAGCCTGACGGAGAAGCACAGCCTGAACCGGAAGTAATAGTGAAGTTGGCATTGGAAATATCAAAGAAAATATTTCCTACAGCTTCTACTTTTATTCTGGCTGTTGTAGTGGGTGTATTGGGAATAGTTACAACCTCATTGCCGTCATTGGGAGTGCTGGCCACTAAGGTGTTGAATGTATTGCCACCATCTGTAGAGATGGATATTTTTACATTGGCGCAACTAACAGGGGATGCTGTTGAATTGGCGACATTCCATGTTATAGTTTGAGATGAATTGCCGGCCCATGATACATTGGTATTGGGAGAAGTCACTGCAAAAGGTCCTGATGTATTGGAGACGCTTACGGTCATATCGGCGAAATTGGTCTGACCGATAGTTACCGGTGGAGTTGGGCTATAGAGAACATTATCCCTTACCGTTAACCGGAATTTCAAAGTTCTTGTAACGGAACTTAAAGCTTCCGTATTGGCTCCGGCATCACCACCTGGCAATGGACCGGACACTAAACCACCTGCAAGAATAGTCTCCAGTTTGGGGAAATATCTTATTGGAGATGTAGTAGGGACATTTGATATCCAGTTAGGACCGGACGCCTTGGTAGGGCTGGCCACACTGGCAGTTCCTGTTTGTGCTGAGGAAGCATTATCATATTGCTCCCAGGAATAAGTCAGCACATCGCCGGCATTGGCATCAGTAGCTGAACCAGTAAGCGCAAACGGAGTGCTGATAGGAATAGTATAATTAGCGCCGGCATTGGCAACGGGAGTTGCGTTAGTGGCAGATATATCGGTGGTGATTGCGCAAGTCTTGCTGGCAAGATTGGACTGGATCTGTGCAATGGAAGCAGCATGATAATAGGCAATAGAGTGAGGAGCAAGGTCCTGGCTGGTAATACCGGCATAACCCATAATGGTAATCCCTGAACCAAGTTCCATATTAACGCCTGTACCTTCATTACTCATGGAGAAAGTATGGTTAGCTCCCAACTGGTGACCTACTTCATGCACTACATAATCGATATCGAAATTATCACCTTGCGGAATATTATCAGCAGGAGAAGTAAAACCACTTCCTTTTTGATTATCAACGCAAATGCAACCGATACAGCCAGCGTTACCACCACCACCGGATGCACCGAACAGGTGGCCGATATCATAATTTGCTGCACCAATCACAGAGGTTAATGTATTTTGTAACTCACTGTTCCACGCTCCACCAGCACCCGAAGCGGCATCGGAATATGGATCTGTTGCAGGATTGTAATAGATCACATTGGTTACTGTCGGGACCAGGTTAAGATGGACAGCCAGGTCTTTTTCATAAACACCATTGCAACGGGTAAGCGTAGCATTGATAGCTGCCAGTACCAAACCCACCTGTGAAGCGCTGGTGGCTCCAAAATAATTGGA belongs to Chitinophaga sp. HK235 and includes:
- a CDS encoding AraC family transcriptional regulator, with protein sequence MKMITADNHIRYELIPAPAYLQAYIRYFWTLEGDDPQALAKAFGSLVDGCPGLIFQHPDAGTFVRENKELPEIFLYGQTTRNVEIASLGPLKATGVIFHPNGLKSVFGMNAGELTNDCVDLGLLPGKKTLPEQLATAGSATTRIEVLSAYLHNKITQNKATGDSIVEYAVSQIMGSNGSTSLKDLQDKLQLTERTFERRFKEYVGISPKLFSRICQYQASLHQLKSNDYSKLSDIAFENDYADQSHFIRSFKEFTGCSPYQFQKLLDETGEEILLIK
- a CDS encoding DUF1772 domain-containing protein, which translates into the protein MNTRQIVMIIATLTAALVAGLFFGFAVSINPAFTRLPDAQYITAMQAINDVIVNPLFISAFLGAAVLLPVAAIQQQGRRKGLLWLSAILYIVGVLGITSVANVPMNDALAKVQVAGASAQQLADARNTFAGPWNGWHNIRTIISVVVTILAIMACLQKEESK
- a CDS encoding helix-turn-helix domain-containing protein, producing MKKKDSIEQIAECSYNRLAIMDAVSMLSGKWKIPVLCALLQHGSLCFLDIVRHVHGISAKTLTKELREMESNQLVTRKVLDTRPVTVEYTLTDYGRTLDKAIFELLAWGLAHRKRLIGKDTLGEKSAHSYISEMQQDWPVNRAQRIAIK
- a CDS encoding zinc-binding dehydrogenase yields the protein MSVKVISIKAFGSPEELSVTTVEPVRAGAGQVLIAVEACGVGLVDVFFRKGLFPGLSPIGFVPGVEVSGTVIDGAAEWIGKRVFAKVDKGGYAEQLIADVTSIAEIPAALSSEAAVALGINALVAHFSLLQGRCGKEEQVLVRGAGGGIGTMTAQLAKLRGAQVTASTTSPEKRSMLSALGVRQFDNGYEEYDVIIDSVAGNDVTSFFNRLKPNGRYVLNGVAGGFPLPDFAMPLVTSLQKSLAISFLSLNSVADSQLMTAMTDIFTLAVQGKITSVIDKVYLLEEAVSAHKRLESGKVFGKVVLKV
- a CDS encoding VOC family protein codes for the protein MNFSSARIITADIKRLVQFYEHVTGTPMTWYTDDFAELRTPLASLAIGSTMTLAFFGGDEVAKAATNRSVIIEFRVEDVDKSYEALASFLDTVVVQKPTTMPWGNRSLLFRDPDGNLINFFTPATAEAKKRFEKAD
- a CDS encoding putative quinol monooxygenase, translating into MVNCGLLVRLNAKPGKEDELAAFLRGGLPIVSGEPATISWYAIQMAPSVFGIFDTFSDDAGRQAHLAGQLAAALMAKAPDLLAEPPTIEKIDVLAAKQS
- a CDS encoding reprolysin-like metallopeptidase; protein product: MMRKVLLFATALLCSTTAFAQDYWKTHTDAVRITTDKSVARLAFPAEFKLFDLNFNPLRKEVFKTVGNAQARKTIISLPNADGQIEQFEIIESSNFDPALQAKFPDIRAFSGKGITDKQATLKLSISPQGIQAMVFRTERDNEFIEPYSADHTVYTVFKKQPRTLPWKCSTPEQKMATDINRQVSTARSTGDAKTLRLAQSVTAEYSNYFGATSASQVGLVLAAINATLTRCNGVYEKDLAVHLNLVPTVTNVIYYNPATDPYSDAASGAGGAWNSELQNTLTSVIGAANYDIGHLFGASGGGGNAGCIGCICVDNQKGSGFTSPADNIPQGDNFDIDYVVHEVGHQLGANHTFSMSNEGTGVNMELGSGITIMGYAGITSQDLAPHSIAYYHAASIAQIQSNLASKTCAITTDISATNATPVANAGANYTIPISTPFALTGSATDANAGDVLTYSWEQYDNASSAQTGTASVASPTKASGPNWISNVPTTSPIRYFPKLETILAGGLVSGPLPGGDAGANTEALSSVTRTLKFRLTVRDNVLYSPTPPVTIGQTNFADMTVSVSNTSGPFAVTSPNTNVSWAGNSSQTITWNVANSTASPVSCANVKISISTDGGNTFNTLVASTPNDGNEVVTIPNTPTTTARIKVEAVGNIFFDISNANFTITSGSGCASPSGLAASAITTTSATVGWTAASGGVSYNVDYKASTSSTWINAATATTATSVGLTGLTQGTTYDYRVRTNCASDSSAYSAAQFTTISTDTCNAPTGLTSSAVTAASATVSWTAASGASSYDVDYKPNTSSTWTNAATGTTSTSVNVSGLTSATLYDWRVRTNCSNGSSTYAAAQFTTLTSSGCANPLDNSTNGTTAGAATIPFNTDVTGLISPSGDVDNYKFVITTKGTITITLRTLPGDYDLKLLNSAGSQVAISQAGGTTNETISRTVNPGTYYAQVYGYSGANSSTSCYTLRVQLGTATRGAEAADVTDITDSKVQKVEVFPNPANNVLYVNLAGYTGKSEVSILDVNGREVLRREVSNVNSQLDISTLPVGVYMVRIKNGVKQVQMTKIVKQ